A region from the Anoplolepis gracilipes chromosome 2, ASM4749672v1, whole genome shotgun sequence genome encodes:
- the LOC140676111 gene encoding rhotekin isoform X3, whose protein sequence is MVPRGWKEKHIRRSQFVEEHDLEQKIEVEIKMREGSARLLAAAKHRAQSLEAAKALLTSNERMSVYMAELQSRRRESIKKPCNSGTTGKLSISDLRIPLMWRDSDHFKNRGDHRRFAVFCLARLGTEIHDTSLLCPIDRAHTDISFPDVLIFNNVPAEFELVLEIYSHVLQEDLSIASTPRRIKKTIHSSISKTVGKKLAASLRDEFSSAKSGPHFDLVARAKLTLDDTDDNIHTHDLIINNIEHKYHSLPLFGHFCCRLAAQPECISKEMSISNVKIENQDYWARLQGFYIKTWESKKHTEEGQNPEHVIPINKRTSVRLSKSSAKEVLINNSDNSMNKVLSIKFESKEDAQKWLMILSTHINDHLRWKHAAEIVQRVSSIESTRNSFISNKRQGSLYDETPLIESIPSDYTSTRPTVQTIFDLTPSTSLSSCSSTNSLTSLRSRSLSISGAFKQSAMTLKSHLTSNKNV, encoded by the exons ATGGTTCCCCGAGGGTGGAAGGAGAAGCATATAAGGAGGAGCCAATTTGTTGAG GAACATGATCTCGAGCAGAAAATTGAGGTGGAAATCAAGATGAGAGAAGGCTCAGCGAGACTTTTGGCGGCCGCGAAACATCGTGCCCAGAGCTTAGAAGCCGCCAAAGCATTACTTACATCGAACGAGAGAATGTCGGTTTACATGGCGGAGTTACAAAGTCGTCGTCGCGAATCTATTAAGAAGCCATG TAATTCTGGAACTACGGGCAAACTATCGATTTCGGATTTAAGAATACCTTTAATGTGGAGAGATTCCGATCACTTCAAGAATCGTGGAGATCATCGTCGATTTGCTGTATTTTGCTTAGCGCGATTAGGCACAGAAATCCATGATACATCTTTATTGTGTCCTATTGACAGGGCTCATACGGATATTAGTTTTCCCGATGTTCTAATATT TAACAATGTGCCTGCCGAATTTGAATTAGTCTTAGAAATCTACAGTCACGTTTTGCAAGAGGATTTAAGTATCGCTAGCACGCCAAGAAGAATCAAAAAGACGATTCACTCGTCAATTTCAAAAACTGTTGGCAAAAAACTCGCTGCATCGCTTCGTGACGAATTTAGTTCCGCCAAATC tgggCCACATTTTGACTTAGTAGCTCGTGCAAAATTGACTTTAGATGACACAGACGATAATATTCACACGCATGaccttattattaataatattg AGCATAAATATCACTCTTTGCCACTTTTCGGTCACTTTTGCTGTCGATTGGCAGCACAACCAGAATGTATCAGCAAAGAAATGAGCATCAGCAATGTGAAGATAGAAAATCAAGATTATTGGGCACGCTTGCaaggtttttatataaaaacatggGAATCGAAAAAACACACAGAAGAAGGTCAAAATCCGGAGCATGTTATAccaattaataaa agaACATCTGTTCGATTATCTAAATCTTCCGCTAAGGaagttttgataaataattctgacAATAGTATGAATAAAGTATTATCCATTAAATTTGAATCAAAAGAGGATGCTCAAAAATGGTTAATGATCTTATCAACACATATTAATGACCATTTGAGATGGAAACATGCTGCAGAAATTGTTCAAAGGGTGTCTAGCATTGAAAGTAcaagaaattcttttattagcaATAAAAGACAGGGCTCTTTATATGACGAGACACCTTTAATTG aATCAATCCCATCGGATTACACATCCACAAGACCTACTGTACAAACAATTTTTGATCTCACACCTAGTACTAGTCTAAGCAGTTGTAGTTCCACAAATAGCCTGACAAGCTTGCGTTCTCGTTCACTGAGTATCAGTGGTGCGTTTAAACAAAGTGCCATGACATTAAAGTCTCATTTAACTTCTAATAAGAATGTGTAA
- the LOC140676120 gene encoding MORN repeat-containing protein 5 produces MSNAPSDTMKKSDNKEEDEVEMLRETRFIGGSTYEGSWNAIDKTGIGRYVTPYKVVLEGEYRNGMLHGCGSMYWPRGQVMNSIWNRGKMERQKRYTFADGLSYRKDEWDYCKFPDRRFYNCIVNGLRPAGKVLKTNDQPTKIIPLFCYDTGVGIFDPNRNCVISYRNCKKILKIPTTVESKWIKQNCRKGWSEPTGHQEWLREYWQSGAADFAMLPDISSQDKTENWWQRLTKFARHASVDIKWIKCNCVKESLNNTEEKHRY; encoded by the exons atgaGTAATGCGCCATCAGACACGATGAAAAAAAGTGATAACAAAGAAGAAGATGAAGTTGAAATGTTACGAGAGACTCGATTCATTGGTGGAAGCACTTACGAAGGGTCGTGGAATGCAATTGACAAGACCGGCATCGGCAGATATGTCACACCTtaca AAGTTGTATTAGAGGGAGAATATCGAAATGGCATGCTTCATGGCTGCGGAAGTATGTATTGGCCACGTGGACAGGTAATGAATAGTATCTGGAATCGTGGAAAAATGGAACGACAAAAGCGTTATACGTTCGCGGATGGTCTATCATATCGAAAAGATGAATGggattattgtaaatttccTGATAGGCG attttacaaTTGCATAGTAAACGGACTGAGACCAGCTGGAAAAGTATTGAAAACTAATGACCAACCAACTAAGATTATTCCTCTGTTTTGTTACGATACTGGCGTCGGAATATTCGATCCAAACAGGAACTGTGTAATATCATATCGTAATtgcaaaaaa atactCAAGATTCCAACGACTGTAGAAAGTAAATGGATAAAGCAAAATTGCCGAAAAGGCTGGTCAGAGCCAACTGGTCATCAAGAATGGTTACGCGAATACTGGCAATCGGGAGCGGCAGATTTTGCAATGTTACCGGACATCTCGTCGCAGGATAAAACGGAAAACTGGTGGCAAAG ATTGACGAAATTTGCCAGACATGCGTCTGTGGatataaaatggataaaatGCAACTGCGTTAAAGAATCGTTAAACAATACAGAGGAAAAACATAGATATTAA
- the LOC140676122 gene encoding HIG1 domain family member 2A, mitochondrial, whose protein sequence is MANMNDQKPDVELDWVKIREDLDSDFTTETIFDKAKRKTQENPLVPIGIFATTAALTVGLVSFVRGKRDMQQYMMRARVSAQAFTIICIVTGFILLPRSS, encoded by the exons ATGGCGAACATGAACGATCAAAAACCCGACGTTGAATTAGATTGGGTGAAAATACGAGAAGACCTCGACAGCGATTTTACTACCGAGACGATATTCGATAAAGCCAAACGTAAAACTCAAGAGAATCCACTTGTACCTATAG gAATTTTTGCAACTACAGCAGCACTTACTGTTGGACTTGTCAGCTTTGTTAGAGGAAAAAGAGACATGCAACAATATATGATGCGTGCACGTGTCAGTGCTCAAGCATTTACCATCATTTGCATAGTTACAGGATTTATTTTGCTACCCAGATCTAGTTaa
- the LOC140676111 gene encoding rhotekin isoform X1, translated as MTVNIVSRKKGKMDSCFPHLTILNPRNTNKLRDEGCNIVNEDTRMQSRTPTLQGKNDVFQDLDLYYVRQIARNSKEHDLEQKIEVEIKMREGSARLLAAAKHRAQSLEAAKALLTSNERMSVYMAELQSRRRESIKKPCNSGTTGKLSISDLRIPLMWRDSDHFKNRGDHRRFAVFCLARLGTEIHDTSLLCPIDRAHTDISFPDVLIFNNVPAEFELVLEIYSHVLQEDLSIASTPRRIKKTIHSSISKTVGKKLAASLRDEFSSAKSGPHFDLVARAKLTLDDTDDNIHTHDLIINNIEHKYHSLPLFGHFCCRLAAQPECISKEMSISNVKIENQDYWARLQGFYIKTWESKKHTEEGQNPEHVIPINKRTSVRLSKSSAKEVLINNSDNSMNKVLSIKFESKEDAQKWLMILSTHINDHLRWKHAAEIVQRVSSIESTRNSFISNKRQGSLYDETPLIESIPSDYTSTRPTVQTIFDLTPSTSLSSCSSTNSLTSLRSRSLSISGAFKQSAMTLKSHLTSNKNV; from the exons ATGACGGTTAATATAGTAAgtcgaaaaaaaggaaaaatggaCTCCTGCTTCCCGCATTTGACAATATTAAATCCGCGTAATACGAATAAATTGAGGGATGAGGGATGCAACATCGTAAACGAAGATACCCGCATGCAATCGAGGACCCCGACTCTTCAGGGAAAGAATGACGTTTTTCAAGATTTGGATCTGTATTACGTTCGACAAATAGCACGAAATTCAAAG GAACATGATCTCGAGCAGAAAATTGAGGTGGAAATCAAGATGAGAGAAGGCTCAGCGAGACTTTTGGCGGCCGCGAAACATCGTGCCCAGAGCTTAGAAGCCGCCAAAGCATTACTTACATCGAACGAGAGAATGTCGGTTTACATGGCGGAGTTACAAAGTCGTCGTCGCGAATCTATTAAGAAGCCATG TAATTCTGGAACTACGGGCAAACTATCGATTTCGGATTTAAGAATACCTTTAATGTGGAGAGATTCCGATCACTTCAAGAATCGTGGAGATCATCGTCGATTTGCTGTATTTTGCTTAGCGCGATTAGGCACAGAAATCCATGATACATCTTTATTGTGTCCTATTGACAGGGCTCATACGGATATTAGTTTTCCCGATGTTCTAATATT TAACAATGTGCCTGCCGAATTTGAATTAGTCTTAGAAATCTACAGTCACGTTTTGCAAGAGGATTTAAGTATCGCTAGCACGCCAAGAAGAATCAAAAAGACGATTCACTCGTCAATTTCAAAAACTGTTGGCAAAAAACTCGCTGCATCGCTTCGTGACGAATTTAGTTCCGCCAAATC tgggCCACATTTTGACTTAGTAGCTCGTGCAAAATTGACTTTAGATGACACAGACGATAATATTCACACGCATGaccttattattaataatattg AGCATAAATATCACTCTTTGCCACTTTTCGGTCACTTTTGCTGTCGATTGGCAGCACAACCAGAATGTATCAGCAAAGAAATGAGCATCAGCAATGTGAAGATAGAAAATCAAGATTATTGGGCACGCTTGCaaggtttttatataaaaacatggGAATCGAAAAAACACACAGAAGAAGGTCAAAATCCGGAGCATGTTATAccaattaataaa agaACATCTGTTCGATTATCTAAATCTTCCGCTAAGGaagttttgataaataattctgacAATAGTATGAATAAAGTATTATCCATTAAATTTGAATCAAAAGAGGATGCTCAAAAATGGTTAATGATCTTATCAACACATATTAATGACCATTTGAGATGGAAACATGCTGCAGAAATTGTTCAAAGGGTGTCTAGCATTGAAAGTAcaagaaattcttttattagcaATAAAAGACAGGGCTCTTTATATGACGAGACACCTTTAATTG aATCAATCCCATCGGATTACACATCCACAAGACCTACTGTACAAACAATTTTTGATCTCACACCTAGTACTAGTCTAAGCAGTTGTAGTTCCACAAATAGCCTGACAAGCTTGCGTTCTCGTTCACTGAGTATCAGTGGTGCGTTTAAACAAAGTGCCATGACATTAAAGTCTCATTTAACTTCTAATAAGAATGTGTAA
- the LOC140676111 gene encoding rhotekin-2 isoform X2, whose product MAPRRKSVHTSRKSLNNVSYKENNYLSCLSDYQTRVRRRESIRNARSYVEHDLEQKIEVEIKMREGSARLLAAAKHRAQSLEAAKALLTSNERMSVYMAELQSRRRESIKKPCNSGTTGKLSISDLRIPLMWRDSDHFKNRGDHRRFAVFCLARLGTEIHDTSLLCPIDRAHTDISFPDVLIFNNVPAEFELVLEIYSHVLQEDLSIASTPRRIKKTIHSSISKTVGKKLAASLRDEFSSAKSGPHFDLVARAKLTLDDTDDNIHTHDLIINNIEHKYHSLPLFGHFCCRLAAQPECISKEMSISNVKIENQDYWARLQGFYIKTWESKKHTEEGQNPEHVIPINKRTSVRLSKSSAKEVLINNSDNSMNKVLSIKFESKEDAQKWLMILSTHINDHLRWKHAAEIVQRVSSIESTRNSFISNKRQGSLYDETPLIESIPSDYTSTRPTVQTIFDLTPSTSLSSCSSTNSLTSLRSRSLSISGAFKQSAMTLKSHLTSNKNV is encoded by the exons atggcGCCGCGGAGGAAAAGCGTTCACACATCACGCAAATCGTTAAACAATGTttcttataaagaaaataattatttatcttgctTGAGTGACTATCAAACGAGAGTTCGCAGACGAGAGAGCATTAGAAATGCAAGAAGTTATGTA GAACATGATCTCGAGCAGAAAATTGAGGTGGAAATCAAGATGAGAGAAGGCTCAGCGAGACTTTTGGCGGCCGCGAAACATCGTGCCCAGAGCTTAGAAGCCGCCAAAGCATTACTTACATCGAACGAGAGAATGTCGGTTTACATGGCGGAGTTACAAAGTCGTCGTCGCGAATCTATTAAGAAGCCATG TAATTCTGGAACTACGGGCAAACTATCGATTTCGGATTTAAGAATACCTTTAATGTGGAGAGATTCCGATCACTTCAAGAATCGTGGAGATCATCGTCGATTTGCTGTATTTTGCTTAGCGCGATTAGGCACAGAAATCCATGATACATCTTTATTGTGTCCTATTGACAGGGCTCATACGGATATTAGTTTTCCCGATGTTCTAATATT TAACAATGTGCCTGCCGAATTTGAATTAGTCTTAGAAATCTACAGTCACGTTTTGCAAGAGGATTTAAGTATCGCTAGCACGCCAAGAAGAATCAAAAAGACGATTCACTCGTCAATTTCAAAAACTGTTGGCAAAAAACTCGCTGCATCGCTTCGTGACGAATTTAGTTCCGCCAAATC tgggCCACATTTTGACTTAGTAGCTCGTGCAAAATTGACTTTAGATGACACAGACGATAATATTCACACGCATGaccttattattaataatattg AGCATAAATATCACTCTTTGCCACTTTTCGGTCACTTTTGCTGTCGATTGGCAGCACAACCAGAATGTATCAGCAAAGAAATGAGCATCAGCAATGTGAAGATAGAAAATCAAGATTATTGGGCACGCTTGCaaggtttttatataaaaacatggGAATCGAAAAAACACACAGAAGAAGGTCAAAATCCGGAGCATGTTATAccaattaataaa agaACATCTGTTCGATTATCTAAATCTTCCGCTAAGGaagttttgataaataattctgacAATAGTATGAATAAAGTATTATCCATTAAATTTGAATCAAAAGAGGATGCTCAAAAATGGTTAATGATCTTATCAACACATATTAATGACCATTTGAGATGGAAACATGCTGCAGAAATTGTTCAAAGGGTGTCTAGCATTGAAAGTAcaagaaattcttttattagcaATAAAAGACAGGGCTCTTTATATGACGAGACACCTTTAATTG aATCAATCCCATCGGATTACACATCCACAAGACCTACTGTACAAACAATTTTTGATCTCACACCTAGTACTAGTCTAAGCAGTTGTAGTTCCACAAATAGCCTGACAAGCTTGCGTTCTCGTTCACTGAGTATCAGTGGTGCGTTTAAACAAAGTGCCATGACATTAAAGTCTCATTTAACTTCTAATAAGAATGTGTAA
- the LOC140676111 gene encoding rhotekin-2 isoform X5, with amino-acid sequence MREGSARLLAAAKHRAQSLEAAKALLTSNERMSVYMAELQSRRRESIKKPCNSGTTGKLSISDLRIPLMWRDSDHFKNRGDHRRFAVFCLARLGTEIHDTSLLCPIDRAHTDISFPDVLIFNNVPAEFELVLEIYSHVLQEDLSIASTPRRIKKTIHSSISKTVGKKLAASLRDEFSSAKSGPHFDLVARAKLTLDDTDDNIHTHDLIINNIEHKYHSLPLFGHFCCRLAAQPECISKEMSISNVKIENQDYWARLQGFYIKTWESKKHTEEGQNPEHVIPINKRTSVRLSKSSAKEVLINNSDNSMNKVLSIKFESKEDAQKWLMILSTHINDHLRWKHAAEIVQRVSSIESTRNSFISNKRQGSLYDETPLIESIPSDYTSTRPTVQTIFDLTPSTSLSSCSSTNSLTSLRSRSLSISGAFKQSAMTLKSHLTSNKNV; translated from the exons ATGAGAGAAGGCTCAGCGAGACTTTTGGCGGCCGCGAAACATCGTGCCCAGAGCTTAGAAGCCGCCAAAGCATTACTTACATCGAACGAGAGAATGTCGGTTTACATGGCGGAGTTACAAAGTCGTCGTCGCGAATCTATTAAGAAGCCATG TAATTCTGGAACTACGGGCAAACTATCGATTTCGGATTTAAGAATACCTTTAATGTGGAGAGATTCCGATCACTTCAAGAATCGTGGAGATCATCGTCGATTTGCTGTATTTTGCTTAGCGCGATTAGGCACAGAAATCCATGATACATCTTTATTGTGTCCTATTGACAGGGCTCATACGGATATTAGTTTTCCCGATGTTCTAATATT TAACAATGTGCCTGCCGAATTTGAATTAGTCTTAGAAATCTACAGTCACGTTTTGCAAGAGGATTTAAGTATCGCTAGCACGCCAAGAAGAATCAAAAAGACGATTCACTCGTCAATTTCAAAAACTGTTGGCAAAAAACTCGCTGCATCGCTTCGTGACGAATTTAGTTCCGCCAAATC tgggCCACATTTTGACTTAGTAGCTCGTGCAAAATTGACTTTAGATGACACAGACGATAATATTCACACGCATGaccttattattaataatattg AGCATAAATATCACTCTTTGCCACTTTTCGGTCACTTTTGCTGTCGATTGGCAGCACAACCAGAATGTATCAGCAAAGAAATGAGCATCAGCAATGTGAAGATAGAAAATCAAGATTATTGGGCACGCTTGCaaggtttttatataaaaacatggGAATCGAAAAAACACACAGAAGAAGGTCAAAATCCGGAGCATGTTATAccaattaataaa agaACATCTGTTCGATTATCTAAATCTTCCGCTAAGGaagttttgataaataattctgacAATAGTATGAATAAAGTATTATCCATTAAATTTGAATCAAAAGAGGATGCTCAAAAATGGTTAATGATCTTATCAACACATATTAATGACCATTTGAGATGGAAACATGCTGCAGAAATTGTTCAAAGGGTGTCTAGCATTGAAAGTAcaagaaattcttttattagcaATAAAAGACAGGGCTCTTTATATGACGAGACACCTTTAATTG aATCAATCCCATCGGATTACACATCCACAAGACCTACTGTACAAACAATTTTTGATCTCACACCTAGTACTAGTCTAAGCAGTTGTAGTTCCACAAATAGCCTGACAAGCTTGCGTTCTCGTTCACTGAGTATCAGTGGTGCGTTTAAACAAAGTGCCATGACATTAAAGTCTCATTTAACTTCTAATAAGAATGTGTAA
- the LOC140676111 gene encoding rhotekin-2 isoform X4, protein MSRFQKATNEKITLPQEHDLEQKIEVEIKMREGSARLLAAAKHRAQSLEAAKALLTSNERMSVYMAELQSRRRESIKKPCNSGTTGKLSISDLRIPLMWRDSDHFKNRGDHRRFAVFCLARLGTEIHDTSLLCPIDRAHTDISFPDVLIFNNVPAEFELVLEIYSHVLQEDLSIASTPRRIKKTIHSSISKTVGKKLAASLRDEFSSAKSGPHFDLVARAKLTLDDTDDNIHTHDLIINNIEHKYHSLPLFGHFCCRLAAQPECISKEMSISNVKIENQDYWARLQGFYIKTWESKKHTEEGQNPEHVIPINKRTSVRLSKSSAKEVLINNSDNSMNKVLSIKFESKEDAQKWLMILSTHINDHLRWKHAAEIVQRVSSIESTRNSFISNKRQGSLYDETPLIESIPSDYTSTRPTVQTIFDLTPSTSLSSCSSTNSLTSLRSRSLSISGAFKQSAMTLKSHLTSNKNV, encoded by the exons aTGTCGAGATTTCAGAAAGCGACGAATGAGAAGATTACACTCCCTCAG GAACATGATCTCGAGCAGAAAATTGAGGTGGAAATCAAGATGAGAGAAGGCTCAGCGAGACTTTTGGCGGCCGCGAAACATCGTGCCCAGAGCTTAGAAGCCGCCAAAGCATTACTTACATCGAACGAGAGAATGTCGGTTTACATGGCGGAGTTACAAAGTCGTCGTCGCGAATCTATTAAGAAGCCATG TAATTCTGGAACTACGGGCAAACTATCGATTTCGGATTTAAGAATACCTTTAATGTGGAGAGATTCCGATCACTTCAAGAATCGTGGAGATCATCGTCGATTTGCTGTATTTTGCTTAGCGCGATTAGGCACAGAAATCCATGATACATCTTTATTGTGTCCTATTGACAGGGCTCATACGGATATTAGTTTTCCCGATGTTCTAATATT TAACAATGTGCCTGCCGAATTTGAATTAGTCTTAGAAATCTACAGTCACGTTTTGCAAGAGGATTTAAGTATCGCTAGCACGCCAAGAAGAATCAAAAAGACGATTCACTCGTCAATTTCAAAAACTGTTGGCAAAAAACTCGCTGCATCGCTTCGTGACGAATTTAGTTCCGCCAAATC tgggCCACATTTTGACTTAGTAGCTCGTGCAAAATTGACTTTAGATGACACAGACGATAATATTCACACGCATGaccttattattaataatattg AGCATAAATATCACTCTTTGCCACTTTTCGGTCACTTTTGCTGTCGATTGGCAGCACAACCAGAATGTATCAGCAAAGAAATGAGCATCAGCAATGTGAAGATAGAAAATCAAGATTATTGGGCACGCTTGCaaggtttttatataaaaacatggGAATCGAAAAAACACACAGAAGAAGGTCAAAATCCGGAGCATGTTATAccaattaataaa agaACATCTGTTCGATTATCTAAATCTTCCGCTAAGGaagttttgataaataattctgacAATAGTATGAATAAAGTATTATCCATTAAATTTGAATCAAAAGAGGATGCTCAAAAATGGTTAATGATCTTATCAACACATATTAATGACCATTTGAGATGGAAACATGCTGCAGAAATTGTTCAAAGGGTGTCTAGCATTGAAAGTAcaagaaattcttttattagcaATAAAAGACAGGGCTCTTTATATGACGAGACACCTTTAATTG aATCAATCCCATCGGATTACACATCCACAAGACCTACTGTACAAACAATTTTTGATCTCACACCTAGTACTAGTCTAAGCAGTTGTAGTTCCACAAATAGCCTGACAAGCTTGCGTTCTCGTTCACTGAGTATCAGTGGTGCGTTTAAACAAAGTGCCATGACATTAAAGTCTCATTTAACTTCTAATAAGAATGTGTAA
- the LOC140676110 gene encoding NHL repeat-containing protein 2, protein MCGLVNEKMNAQDVIEELTQVCIQMRSHLDDFVERKDKEKLILKHINRFEKTGAEIQDFPKGLEWFNVSEELSLAQHLKGKIVLLDFFTYCCINCMHVLAELEEVERKISIEDGLVVIGIHSAKFTNERSSKNVLSAVQRYNIAHPVVNDVTLRMWNNMGITCWPSLVMLGPSGQPLAVFVGEDHKDEILLYAKVMIAYFKSLNQISNHSLPLKPANHLLSSFKDGLLFPGKLAILSSEQGTKLVISDSSNNRIVITTEHGEVEHLIGGCNQGFKDGNFKNTRFNSPQGVCVLNNTIYVADNNNHAIRKINLTEKNVSTIAGTGVQGYDRQGGKHGTNQILSSPWDVAIYHHEYKESIVPILLIAIAGTHQIWALFLEDTIWWKEKKYTAGTCVAIVGSGREENRNNSYPHAAGLAQPSGIVVVQEYKTAFFADSESSAIRRLHLENGRVSAVCGGDKNPSNLHAFGDIDGKECSAKLQHPLGIAWDHLNKRIYVADTYNHKIKTVDTAIGYCKTLFGAGKPDRTFSFNEPSGLAVSSDGNILYVADTNNHAIKIIDLKNEKISTMVISGHDSNENIEKIFTFDTSINTHGGELNILFNIVFANDLKLNVDAPQKWHVSLPVKTWTANSLAGELSTAVSVKVPAGKAQNQLCIILNIMACTVDTCVPLKLSVLFNVHRRTDALTIVNEEKELVIG, encoded by the exons ATGTGTGGACtcgtaaatgaaaaaatgaacGCACAGGACGTAATCGAGGAATTGACGCAAGTTTGCATTCAAATGCGTTCTCATCTGGATGACTTTGTGGAACGAAAGGataaggaaaaattaattttaaaacatataaatcgATTTGAAAAAACCGGAGCAGAAATTCAGGATTTTCCAAAAG GCTTGGAGTGGTTCAATGTATCGGAAGAATTATCACTGGCGCAACATTTGAAGGGAAAGATCGTGCTTTTGGacttttttacttattgttgTATAAATTGTATGCATGTTTTAGCTGAATTAGAAGAGGTCGAAAGAAAAATCTCTATAGAAGATGGTCTTGTTgtg ATTGGAATTCACAGTGCAAAGTTTACAAATGAACGTAGTTCAAAAAATGTCTTATCTGCTGTACAGAGATATAATATTGCGCATCCTGTGGTAAATGATGTGACATTAAGGATGTGGAATAATATGGGAATTACATGTTGGCCTAGTCTTGTCATGTTAG GACCTAGTGGTCAGCCATTAGCTGTATTTGTTGGTGAAGATCACAAAGatgaaatacttttatatgcaAAAGTAATGATAGCATATTTCAAATCCttaaatcaaatatcaaaCCATAGTCTTCCACTGAAGCCAGCAAATCATCTTTTATCATCTTTTAAAGATGGCTTATTGTTTCCTGGTAAATTAGCAATTCTTTCATCAGAACAAGGAACAAAACTTGTCATATCAGATAGCAGCAATAATAGAATTGTCATCACAACTGAACATGGGGAAGTAGAACACTTAATAGGTGGATGCAATCAGGGTTTTAAAGATGgcaatttcaaaaatactaGATTTAATTCACCTCAAGGAGTCTGCGTACTCAATAATACAATCTATGTTGCGGATAATAACAATCATGCCATTAGAAAA ataaatttgactgaaaaaaatgtgtctaCGATAGCTGGCACTGGTGTACAAGGTTATGACCGCCAAGGTGGAAAACATGGTAccaatcaaattttatcatcCCCTTGGGATGTGGCAATCTATCATCATGAATATAAAGAGAGCATTGTACCAATCTTATTAATCGCCATAGCGGGTACTCATCAGATCTGGGCATTGTTTTTGGAAGACACTATTTGGTGGAAGGAAAa aaaatacacAGCAGGGACATGCGTTGCTATTGTCGGAAGTGGCCGAGAAGAGAACCGTAATAACAGTTATCCTCATGCCGCTGGATTAGCACAACCTTCTGGTATCGTAGTCGTTCAagaatataaaactgcatttttcGCAGATAGTGAAAGCAGTGCTATTAGACGATTGCATTTAGAGAACGGCCGGGTCTCTGCTGTTTGTGGAGGAGACAAAAATCCATCG aaCTTACATGCTTTTGGAGACATAGATGGAAAAGAATGTTCGGCTAAACTTCAACATCCATTGGGTATAGCATGGGATCATCTAAATAAACGAATTTATGTAGCTGATACCTATAATCACAAGATTAAAACTGTAGATACTGCAATAGGATATTGTAAGACTTTATTTGGTGCAGGAAAACCTGATCGTACGTTTTCC TTTAATGAACCAAGTGGCCTTGCTGTCAGTTCAGATGGTAATATCCTTTATGTGGCAGATACCAATAATCATGCTATTAAGATTattgatttgaaaaatgagaaaatttcaacT atgGTTATATCTGGACATGattcaaatgaaaatattgagaaaatatttacttttgataCATCGATTAATACGCATGGcggagaattaaatattttatttaatattgtatttgcaAATGATTTAAAGTTAAATGTAGATGCACCACAAAAATGGCACGTGTCCTTACCTGTAAAAACATGGACAGCAAACTCTTTAGCAGGTGAACTTTCAACTGCTGTGTCAGTGAAGGTTCCTGCAGGTAAAGCGCAAAatcaattatgtattatattaaacataatggCTTGTACAGTCGACACGTGTGTACCATTGAAACTATCTGTACTGTTTAACGTGCATCGAAGAACGGATGCACTGACAATTGtgaatgaagaaaaagaactCGTTATTGGTTAg